A single region of the Hippopotamus amphibius kiboko isolate mHipAmp2 chromosome 6, mHipAmp2.hap2, whole genome shotgun sequence genome encodes:
- the GNB4 gene encoding guanine nucleotide-binding protein subunit beta-4 isoform X1 → MSELEQLRQEAEQLRNQIQDARKACNDATLVQITSNMDSVGRIQMRTRRTLRGHLAKIYAMHWGYDSRLLVSASQDGKLIIWDSYTTNKMHAIPLRSSWVMTCAYAPSGNYVACGGLDNICSIYNLKTREGNVRVSRELPGHTGYLSCCRFLDDSQIVTSSGDTTCALWDIETAQQTTTFTGHSGDVMSLSLSPDMRTFVSGACDASSKLWDIRDGMCRQSFTGHVSDINAVSFFPNGYAFATGSDDATCRLFDLRADQELLLYSHDNIICGITSVAFSKSGRLLLAGYDDFNCNVWDTLKGDRAGVLAGHDNRVSCLGVTDDGMAVATGSWDSFLRIWN, encoded by the exons GATGCTAGGAAAGCATGTAATGATGCAACGCTTGTTCag ATCACGTCGAATATGGATTCTGTGGGTCGAATACAAATGCGAACGAGACGTACGCTGAGGGGTCACCTAGCTAAAATCTATGCTATGCATTGGGGATATGATTCAAG GCTACTAGTCAGTGCTTCCCAAGATGGAAAATTAATTATTTGGGATAGCTATACAACAAATAAG ATGCATGCTATTCCTCTGCGGTCCTCCTGGGTGATGACCTGTGCGTATGCTCCCTCTGGTAACTACGTCGCTTGTGGAGGGCTGGACAACATCTGCTCGATATATAACTTAAAAACCAGAGAGGGAAACGTAAGAGTGAGCCGGGAGCTGCCGGGTCACACGG GCTACTTGTCCTGCTGTCGTTTTTTAGATGACAGCCAAATTGTTACAAGTTCAGGAGATACGACCTG tgCTTTATGGGACATCGAAACTGCCCAGCAGACCACTACGTTCACTGGGCATTCTGGAGATGTGATGAGTCTTTCTCTGAGTCCTGACATGAGGACTTTTGTTTCTGGTGCTTGTGATGCCTCTTCGAAATTGTGGGATATTCGAGATGGAATGTGTAGACAGTCTTTCACTGGCCATGTGTCGGATATTAATGCTGTCAGC tttttcccTAATGGATATGCCTTTGCCACGGGTTCTGATGATGCTACTTGCCGGCTCTTTGACCTTCGTGCAGACCAAGAGTTATTATTGTATTCTCATGACAATATCATCTGTGGGATCACTTCCGTAGCCTTCTCAAAAAGTGGCCGTCTCCTGTTAGCTGGGTATGATGACTTCAATTGTAACGTATGGGACACGCTAAAAGGAGATCGTGCAG GTGTTCTTGCTGGTCATGACAACCGTGTCAGCTGTTTAGGTGTAACTGATGATGGCATGGCTGTGGCAACAGGGTCTTGGGACAGTTTTCTTCGAATCTGGAATTAA
- the GNB4 gene encoding guanine nucleotide-binding protein subunit beta-4 isoform X2 yields the protein MSELEQLRQEAEQLRNQIQITSNMDSVGRIQMRTRRTLRGHLAKIYAMHWGYDSRLLVSASQDGKLIIWDSYTTNKMHAIPLRSSWVMTCAYAPSGNYVACGGLDNICSIYNLKTREGNVRVSRELPGHTGYLSCCRFLDDSQIVTSSGDTTCALWDIETAQQTTTFTGHSGDVMSLSLSPDMRTFVSGACDASSKLWDIRDGMCRQSFTGHVSDINAVSFFPNGYAFATGSDDATCRLFDLRADQELLLYSHDNIICGITSVAFSKSGRLLLAGYDDFNCNVWDTLKGDRAGVLAGHDNRVSCLGVTDDGMAVATGSWDSFLRIWN from the exons ATCACGTCGAATATGGATTCTGTGGGTCGAATACAAATGCGAACGAGACGTACGCTGAGGGGTCACCTAGCTAAAATCTATGCTATGCATTGGGGATATGATTCAAG GCTACTAGTCAGTGCTTCCCAAGATGGAAAATTAATTATTTGGGATAGCTATACAACAAATAAG ATGCATGCTATTCCTCTGCGGTCCTCCTGGGTGATGACCTGTGCGTATGCTCCCTCTGGTAACTACGTCGCTTGTGGAGGGCTGGACAACATCTGCTCGATATATAACTTAAAAACCAGAGAGGGAAACGTAAGAGTGAGCCGGGAGCTGCCGGGTCACACGG GCTACTTGTCCTGCTGTCGTTTTTTAGATGACAGCCAAATTGTTACAAGTTCAGGAGATACGACCTG tgCTTTATGGGACATCGAAACTGCCCAGCAGACCACTACGTTCACTGGGCATTCTGGAGATGTGATGAGTCTTTCTCTGAGTCCTGACATGAGGACTTTTGTTTCTGGTGCTTGTGATGCCTCTTCGAAATTGTGGGATATTCGAGATGGAATGTGTAGACAGTCTTTCACTGGCCATGTGTCGGATATTAATGCTGTCAGC tttttcccTAATGGATATGCCTTTGCCACGGGTTCTGATGATGCTACTTGCCGGCTCTTTGACCTTCGTGCAGACCAAGAGTTATTATTGTATTCTCATGACAATATCATCTGTGGGATCACTTCCGTAGCCTTCTCAAAAAGTGGCCGTCTCCTGTTAGCTGGGTATGATGACTTCAATTGTAACGTATGGGACACGCTAAAAGGAGATCGTGCAG GTGTTCTTGCTGGTCATGACAACCGTGTCAGCTGTTTAGGTGTAACTGATGATGGCATGGCTGTGGCAACAGGGTCTTGGGACAGTTTTCTTCGAATCTGGAATTAA